aatgtccccaatcccccaaggtccccattgtccccccgctgtcccccaaatgtccccaccgtccccccgctgtccccggtgtccccagcctggtgAACGAGCTGGCCTTCACCGCCCGCGTCATGAGGGCCCCCGAGGCGCTGAGCTGCGGCCTCGTCAGGTGGGGACCTGGGgacgggggatttgggggggattttgggggttttttgggtggattttggggagattttgtgagttttggggtgaattttggggggatttttgggtggattgtggggggatttcggggggaTTGTGGGTGCATTTCAGGGTGTATTTTAGGTGTATTTCGGGTCCATCTCAGGGTGTATTTTAGGTGTATTTTGGGTACATTTTGGGTGTATTTTGGATGTATTTTGGGTCCATTTCAGGGTCTATTTCAGGGTGTATTTTGGGTGTATTTTAGGTGTAATTCAGGTGTATTTTGGGTGTATTTTGGGTCCATTTCAGGGTCCATTTCAGGGTGTATTTTGGGTGTATTTTaggtgtattttgggtgcattttaGGTGTATTTTGGGGTGCATTTtgggtgtattttgggtgcatttcgGGGTCCATTTCAGGGTGTATTTTAGGTGTATTTCGGGTGCCTTTCGGGTGTATTTTGGGTGTATTTTGGGGTGCACGTGGGGTGCCTTTCGGGGTGCACCCCGGGGGTGACGCTGTGCCCGTGCCCAGCCGGGTGCTCCCGGACAAGGAGACGCTGCTGGAGGTGGCCCTGGAGGTGGCCGCGGCCATCGCCGCCCGCAGCCCCGTGGCCGTGCAGGGCACCAAGATCAACCTGCTCTACTCCAGGGACCGGGCCCGTCAGCGAGGGGCTGCAGCACGTGGTGGGTGACGCCCGGGACAGGGCCACCACCCCCAACaccactgtcacctccccaaAAAACGGTGTCACCTTCCCCAGGACACTGTCACCTTTCCAACACCACTGTCACCTCCCAAAAACGGTGTCACCTTCCCCAGGACACTGTCACCTTTCCAAAAACAGTGTcaccacccccaaaaccacTGTCACCTTTCCAACaccactgtcacctccccaaAAACAGTGTCACCTTCCCAGGACACCGTCACCTCCCCAAAAACAGTGCCaccaccccccaaaaccactgtcacctccccaaAAACAGTGTCACCTTCCCCAGGACACCGTCACCTCCCCAAAAACGGTGTCACCTTCCCCAAGGACACCGTCACCTCCCCAAAAACAGTGTcaccacccccaaaaccactgtcacctccccaaAAACAGTGTCACCTTCTCCAAGGACACTGTCACCTTCCCAAAACCAGTGCACCACCCCCAACaccactgtcacctccccaaAAACGGTGTCACCTTCCCAAgacactgtcacctccccaaAAACGGTGTCACCTTCCCCAGGACACTGTCACCTTTCCAACaccactgtcacctccccaaAAACAGTGCCACCTTCCCCAGgacactgtcacctccccaaAAACAGTGTcaccacccccaaaaccacTGTCACCTTCCCCAGGACACCGTCACCTCCCCAAAAACGGTGTCACCTTCCCCAAgacactgtcacctccccaaAAACGGTGTCACCTTCCCCAGGACACTGTCACCTTTCCCAACaccactgtcacctccccaaAAACAGTGCCACCTTCCCCAGgacactgtcacctccccaaAAACAGTGtcaccaccccaaaaccactgtcaccttccccaggacaccgtcacctccccaaaaccagtgccaccacccccaacaccactgtcacctccccaaaaatggtgtcaccttccccaggacactgtcacctccccaaAAACGGTGTCACCTTCCCCAGGACACCGTCACCTCCCCAAAAACGGTGTCACCTTCCCCAAAACCACCGTCACCTCCCCAAaaccagtgccaccacccccaaAACCAGTGCCACCTTCCCCAAGgacactgtcacctccccaaAAACGGTGTCACCTTCCCCAAGGACACTGTCACTTCCCCAAAaaccagtgccaccaccccaaaaacagTGTCACTTCCCCAAAACCAGTGTCACCTTCCCCAAAAACGGTATCACCTTCCCCAAGGACACTGTCACTTCCCCAAAAACCAGTGCCACCAACCCCCAAaaccagtgccaccaccccaaaaacagTGTCACTTCCCCAAAAACAGTGTCACCACCCCCAAAaaccagtgccaccaccccaaaaacggTGTCACTTCCCAAAAacagtgccaccacccccaaAACCAGTGTCACTTCCCCAAAAacagtgccaccacccccaaATTACAGCCACCTCCCccagggtccctgtccccatgtccccaggccACCTGGAACACGACCATGCTGCAGACCGAGGACAtttccatgtccctgtccccatgtcccccatgtcccatccatgtcccccatgtccctgtccccatgtccccctgtcccatcCATGTCTCCAGGCCACCTGGAACACGACCATGCTGCAGACCGAGGACAtttccatgtccccatgtccctgtccccatgtccccctgtcccgtccctgtcccccatgtccccctgtcccatcCATGTTCCCCTGTCCCATCCATGTCCcatccatgtccccatgtccccaggccACCTGGAACACGGCCATGCTGCAGACCGAGGACAtttccatgtccccatgtccctgtcctcatgtccccatgtcccatcCATGTCCCAtccatgtcccccatgtccccatgtccctgtccccatgtcccccatgtcccctgtccccatgtccccctgtcccgtccctgtccccatgtccccctgtcccatcCATGTTCCCCTGTCCCATCCATGTCCcatccatgtccccatgtccccaggccACCTGGAACACGGCCATGCTGCAGACCGAGGACAtttccatgtccccatgtcccatcCATGTCCcatccatgtccccatgtccccaggccACCTGGAACATGGCCATGCTGCAGACCGAGGACATCCCCAAGTCGGTGCAGGCGGCCCTGGACAAGAAGGGCCCCGAGGATGTCCCCTTTGCCAAGCTCTgatgtcacctcagtgccaccaacgtcgccttctccaggctgcagagccacctcggtgtccccaacgtccccttGCCCATCTCTGGGGccacctcagtgtccccccaatAAATCCTGTGTGCCCAAATCTCCTTGGCTTGTCACTGAGGGGGGCCCCGTGTCCTCAAAGTGCCAccatgggtctgggggtgtccccaaggtgccaccacGGCTCTGGGGGTGCCCCCAAAGTGCCACCACGGGTCTGGGGGGTGTCCCCCAAGGTGCCACCTCGGCTCTGGGGGTGCCCCCAAAGTGCCACCAcgggtctgggggtgtcccccaaggtgccaccacggctctgggggtgtccccaaagtgccaccacccagctctggggtgtcccTAAAGTGCCACCATGGGgagtccctgtgtccccaaggtgccagcatgggtctgggggtgtcccccaaggtgccaccacggctctggggtgtccccaaggtgccaccatgggtctgggggtgtccccaaggtgccaccacgggtctgggtgtccccaaggtgccaccatgGGTCTGGGGTGCccccaaggtgccaccatggggtctgggggtgtcccccaAGGTGCCCCCTCggctctgggtgtccccaaggtgccaccatgggtctgggggtgtccccaaggtgccaccacagctctggggtgtccccaaggtgccaccacGGCTCTGGGGTTTCCCCAAAGTGCCACCATggctctgggggtgtccccaaggtgccacctcggctctgggggtgtccccaaggtgccaccatgggtctgggggtgtccccaaggtgccaccatgggtctgggggtgtccccaagggtgccaccatgggtctgggggtgtccccaaggtgcccCCTCGGCTctgggtgtccccggtgtcgCAGCCCCCTCCCCGTGCCCCACCCGGGCCGAGGCCGGGGCGCTGTCGCCCGTGCCCGGGTGTGTCACCTGCGCCCTGTGCCAGCTTCCTTATCGGCGGGGACAGAGTCCGCGCCGCGCCCTGGGAGTGGCCGGAACAGGGGGGGGCGAGCGACAGCGGATCCTTCATTAATTCCCGGGACTCGGATCATTAATTAACTCTGAATCGAGGATCCTTCATTAATTCCCGGGACTCGGATCATTAATTAACTCTGAATCGAGGATCGTTCATTAATTCCCGGGACTCGGATCATTAATTAACTCTGAATCGAGGATCGTTCATTAATTCCCGGGACTCGGATCATTAATTAACTCTGAATCGAGGATCCCTTCATTAATTCCCGGGACTCGGATCATTAATTAACTCTGAATCGAGGATCCTTCATTAATTCCCGGGACTCGGATCATTCATTAACTCTGAATCGAGGATCCTTCATTAATTCCCGGGACTCGGATCATTAATTAACTCTGA
This genomic interval from Anomalospiza imberbis isolate Cuckoo-Finch-1a 21T00152 unplaced genomic scaffold, ASM3175350v1 scaffold_1060, whole genome shotgun sequence contains the following:
- the LOC137465748 gene encoding LOW QUALITY PROTEIN: delta(3,5)-Delta(2,4)-dienoyl-CoA isomerase, mitochondrial-like (The sequence of the model RefSeq protein was modified relative to this genomic sequence to represent the inferred CDS: deleted 1 base in 1 codon) — encoded protein: PSLVNELAFTARVMRAPEALSCGLVSRVLPDKETLLEVALEVAAAIAARSPVAVQGTKINLLYSRDRPVSEGLQHVATWNMAMLQTEDIPKSVQAALDKKGPEDVPFAKL